AACCTTCTTCCGGGCTTCCGCCATCTTGTTCAGTCGTTCGGCGGCAGTTTCAACATCGACAGAATCCGGCAGAGAAAACCGTACATCCGGAACCTCCGGCGCGGAAACAACCGCCTCATCAACTGAATCAGCGTACATCCCATGGGAGGCAGATATTTGCTGGCTCGAAATATTCCCCGTCTGGCTGTTCAGCCTGACCGGAAAAATTATATCAGGTATGCGGTTTTCGATTTTCATCTTTTTTCACCTCAAATACCATCAGGGTATTCTACCCATGTAACCAGGTACCCTGGTTTATCTG
This genomic window from bacterium contains:
- a CDS encoding flagellar protein FlaG, with translation MKIENRIPDIIFPVRLNSQTGNISSQQISASHGMYADSVDEAVVSAPEVPDVRFSLPDSVDVETAAERLNKMAEARKKVVSYSIDKDTNTTVIKVFNSQTGEMVRQFPQEDVLAMKARINSITGRFIHITA